CGCCCATTTCTATCAGTTGATCCGAGAAGTTCTGGTTGCCAACTTATACAATCATTCCGTCAATATTTGCATTGAGGTTGGTCGCCAAAACACACCAGGCCATCACCGGCCCAGCTTCAACGAACTTGAGGAGGCCTTGAAAGAGGTCAAACAGGTAGCGTGATGAGCCTGCGGATCATACTGACCAGCCTGATGATCTGCTGGCCAACCTTACTGCCGGCCAAGGACATCACGGTCAAATCGGGTGAACACTCAGACTTTTCACGTTTGGTCGTGTACACAAACCTGTATGATAAACCCGTTTTGACCCGAACCGAGAACGGCTTTCAGATGACTACCGGATCTGATGGGGATCGGTTCGCAATCGCGGGCGTATTCGACATGATCCCGCGCGATCGGATCTCCGATCTGAAATCTTCCAATGACGGCGTGCTGAACATAGTCCTCAACTGTTCTTGTGATGCGAAGACACAGATTCTGCCAAACGGGCAGTTCGTCATTGATGTTTTCAATGCCACTGAACCACGCGAACCTTTTCCCTCGGGGCTTCGGCAATCCGACCCTGACATTCCGAACAAAGACAACCGAACCAGTGCACTGGAAGCACGGCGCGGGCTTCCGATTGCCGGGACGCCCGACGCTAGTGACGCCGGGGAAAAATTCGTCGCGACCATTCAAGATGATGCAGTTGACCCCGCCCCACTTAACCCTGTCCGGACCAACAAGCTGCCACCAAACGAGAATGGCCTGCTGGAGCAGTTGGCACGGGCCGCAGCGCAAGGGCTTGTTGACGCGCCGTCGATCCTTGATACATCCGTTTCAGAGCATATGGAAACCACTCCCGACCCCGACGAACCGGCAGCGGAAATCGAAGGCCCGTCTCCCAATTCTGCATCTCCGACCGCCACAGACCACATTCGCATTCAAACCTCGGTCGATCGCGATCTGGGCCGACCGTCGGCGCCATCCGATACTCCCGAGACTGGCGCGACGTGCCATCCGCCCCAATCCTTTTCAATCGCCAACTGGGGCAAGGGGGATGGAGAGACACTTGACTTCGCAACATATCGAGCCAGCCTGACGACCGAAGTCGACAGGCTGAATCCTGATACTTTCCGATCTTTCGTGCAGCACCAGATCTTTCTGACCCTTGGTGCCGAGGCGCTATCTTACTTGAATAGTTTCCGAGGAATCCTGACAAACGACGAAGACCTGCAGCTAATGGCCGAGATCATCGAAACTGGCAGCGCGACAGGGTATGCGCGCATGACGCCACATCTGGCATGCGATGGGCCGGTTGCGTTGTGGGCAGTGCTCTCACAACCTCGCCTGCCCCGCGACCACCCCATCAATACCGCTGCGGTGATCTCCGAATTCTCTATCTTACCGCGGCACCTTCGCATCCATTTAGGACCAATGGTGATGCGTAAATTCTTAGCTATCGGCGACACAGATACGTCGATCGAGATCAACCGCATCAGCCAACGCGGCATCGAAACACTTAGCACCGAACATACTCTTGCAGATGCGCAACTGTTGTTGGAAACTGAATCCAGCTCAAAAGGCCGCGACCAGCTAATCGAAATCGTCGACCGAGATGACCACAATGCGGTGGATGCGATTCTGCTACTGATTGAAAATCACATCGCAATGCGCACAGGCATTCCTGACCGAACATTGGAGCTTCTCGGTTCACTGGCGCATGAACACAAAGCTTCTAAGAGAGGTGCTGATCTAGCGATTGCGGAGGTCCGCGGGTTGATCCATGCCACGCGTTTCGCAGACGCCAGGGCAAAATTGCACAAGTTTGAACACTTCCCTGACCAAGAGAATGACAGCCACCTTCAAATCTTGAACGAGTTCGGCATGGCACTGAGTAAATCTGGTTCAGATGGCACATTTCTTCGAAACACCATCGACCAACCCATCTGGGCGGATGCTGAAGAAAAAACACGGATAGCAATCGCGGATCGGTTGCTTCGCCTAGGCTTTGCATCTGCGGCAAAAGAAATATTGATCAACCAACCCTTCCCGCCAGGACGTGAATCCCGAGTTCTGATCGCCAGAGCTGCCATATTAGAAGGGAAGGCAAACGTCGCGCTCGGCTATCTGAGTGGGCTGAATGACGCCGAGTCGCAAAAAATGCGTGATACTTTTCTGCCTGCAACCGATCAGATGACCATATCTACGGTTTCGACAGGGTTTCGGCCGAACAACATTGCGAGCGAACCAGCGACCGAAATCTCGCTTGAAGCCGTTGGACGAATGATTGACGACAGCAAGGCGATCCGCGCGCGCGTAGAGGATGCCTTGCAAAACGAAAGGACACAATAAATTCAGCGATGGTTACCGCTTGTTAAGCATGGCTGAATAGTCTGGTCGACAGACAGAAGCAGGATCTGCGACCCGATGCCAAAACCTATTCAGCATGATACCCTCCACCGGCGGATCTGGCACGACACCACGGATGTCACATCTGCGATCTGGGTGTACACAGATAGCTGTCTGATCAGATCGTGTGACTCGCGAAGCGGGCCGACTTACACGACCGAAACGAGTCTCGGCCCCATCGATCGACCTTTCCCCGTTAAGTTGGCGGTCATCGGGAAACGCCACCCATGTTGACTGTCAAAACCATCTTTCGCCCGACCATCCTGCTGGCGCTGGTCTTGATGGCGATCATTGTCATGATGATTCTGCCCATGCCTGCGTGGGTGTTGGATGTCGGGCTTGCCGCGTCATTCGCCCTAGCGATCCTGATGTTTACGGTTACACTTTTCATCGAGCGGCCACTGGATTTTTCGGCCTTCCCAACCGTGTTGTTGGCGTCACTGATGCTGCGACTGTCGCTGAATGTCTCATCTACGAAACTGATCATTGGGCAGGGTCACACGGGAACCTCGGCAGCGGGCAGCGTGATCGAAGGGTTTGCCAGCTTCGTCATGGGCGGCAGCATTTTGCTGGGTCTCGTAGTGTTTTGCGTTCTGTTGATTGTGAATTTCATCGTCATCACCAAAGGTGCGGCGCGCATGGCCGAAGTTGGTGCGCGGTTTGCGTTGGACGGAATGCCCGGCAAGCAATTGGCCATTGACAGTGACATGTCGGCAGGCGCAATCGACCACGCGGAAGCCAAATCACGTCGTGAGAAGGATCAGGCAGAAACCACGTTCTTCGGGTCGCTGGATGGGGCATCGAAATTCGTGAAGGGCGACGCCTTGGCGGGGCTGCTGATCACATTCCTGAATCTGGTCATGGGCCTGATCATTGGCGTGGTGGTGCACGATATGGAGATCGCTAACGCGTTCCAAACCTATGCCATCCTGACGGTCGGTGACGGGTTGGTAACTCAAATTCCAGCAGTGATCATCTCAATTGCCTCGGCGCTGCTGCTGGCGCGTGGTGGAACTTCTGGGTCAACAGATCTTGCCCTGTTCTCACAGCTCGGTCGATATCCGTCTGCGTTGGTTACTGTCGCTGTACTGATGGCGCTGTTCGGTTTGGTCCCCGGCCTGCCTTTCCTACCGTTTATTCTGGGTGCGGCGGCTTTGGGCACTGCTGGCTGGAAGGGGCACCAAGTTCAGCTTGAAGAAGCTCGAAAGGCTGCCGTCTCACCCACCGACATCGATGCATCTCTACAAACTGAAAGCCTTGGGGATATACTCGATTTAGACGACATCCACGTCGAGTTTGCGCCTGATCTGGTATCGATGGTTCTGGACCCTGCCACCGGTCTGGACGCCCGCATAGCCAGCATTCGAAATCATATTGCCAGTTCGTTCGGACTGATCCTGCCAGAGATACGGCTAACTGATAACAGCACACTTCCCGCCGGCACCTACGCAATCAAGATCCAGGGCGTCGAACAAGCACGCAATATCTTGCAAGCACACCGCGCGCTGGTCATCTTATCGGGACCAGAGGTCATTCTGCCCGATGGCGACGACGTGAAAGAGCCCGTGTATGGTGCGCCTGCCCGCTGGATTGGCCTTGACCATCAGGAAGAAGCTGCTCTGTCAGGCTGTGCTGTCATTGCGCCAACTGAAGTTCTGGCCACTCATTTGCTGGAAGTCATGAAACGAAACTTTCCACGCCTTCTTGGTTTTAAGGCGTTGCGCCGTTTGTTGGATGAATTTGTAAACTTATCGGACGCAAACCGAGCCGAGGCCAATCGGCGACTTTTAGACGAGTTGGTGCCGGAAAAAGTACCACTTGACCTGCTTCACGCCGTTCTACGCTTGTTGTTGGAGGAGCGTGTCTCGATCCGCAACCTGCCCTTGATCATCGAAAGCATCGCAGAAGCGCGCCCTGTCTTTGCCGCGCCCGACACCATCTGTGAATATGTCCGCCAGCGTTTGGGGTTCCAGTTGATCGCGGATCTGAAACGCGACGATGGTACAGTGCCGCTTGTTCAGCTCGCACCGGAATGGGAGGCCACGTTTCAATCGCACCAGCTTGACAGCGACACTGGCAGCGATGTTGCATTACCCCCGGAAGAGTTCAATCGGCTTGCCAATTCCGTCGCGGACAAAATCGCGCGTGCAGGGGAGAACGGGATATATCCAGCAATTGTAACCTCGTCCCAGCGTCGACGGTTTCTGAAGACTGTGCTGTCCGCCAAGGGCATCGCAAACCCTGTCCTGTCATTTGAGGAGATCGGAACAGAAGCTAAACCATCACTGGTCGGGATGATCCCGGCATGATTGCAGCTCTGGATCAAATCTCGATCTTGGTGCCGCTGCTTCTACATCAGGGTTTGGTGGTCTTTCTAAGGGTGGGGGCAGCGATGTCCGTTCTTCCTGCATTCGGAGAAAAATCGGTGCCCGTACGGGTGCGACTATTTCTGGCAATCGCATTCACGATGATCGTCGCGCCCGTTGTCATGGTTGACGCCGGATCGGCGCCACCACTGCGACCAGTTCACTACATTTCCGAACCGTTGATCGGGTTGGGGTTCGGAATTGCCATTCGCTTGATGATCATGACTCTTCAGATTGCGGGCAGCATCGCAGCCCAGTCCACATCCCTCGCACAATTGATGGGGGGTGCAAATACTGATCCGCAACCCGCTATCGGACATGTTCTGGTCGTCGCCGGTTTGGCGCTGGCTGTGATGCTCGGTCTGCATGTCAAACTGGCGACGGGCCTGATCCAAACCTATCACGTCTTTCCGGTCGGACAGTTTCCTGACGCACATGTTTTCGCGGAATGGGGGATTGCCCAGATCGCTCACGCATTCTCTTTGGCCTTTTCTCTGGCCGCACCCTTCGTCATTGCGTCGCTGCTCTATAATGTTGCGCTCGGGGTCATCAACAGGGCGATGCCGCAGTTGATGGTGGCCTTTGTCGGCGCGCCTGCTATTACCGCTGGCGGTTTGATCTTGCTGTTGATGACCACCCCACTTCTGCTGCCCATTTGGCAAGCCGCGCTTGAGGTGACACTTGCCGACCCGTTCGGAGGCCAATGATGTCAGGTACCGATGATGATGACAGCAAGCAACATGCGCCAACACAGAAGAAATTGGACGACGCCCGTCGGCGGGGCGAAGTGGCGCGGTCTGCCGACCTAAACACCGCCACATCATACCTTGCTCTGCTGATTATCGCGGCGTCACTGGGCACTGCAAGCCTGAAGGGTATGGGCGAATTGCTGGCTGGCATTCTAGCCAGATCAGAACAAATCGCCGATGGAGTTTTTCGTGGTGGCGCACCGTTCTCCGCATCGCTTCTGGTGGGGTTAGGACAGCCACTCGCGCCTTGGTTTCTAGCCCCGGCAATAGCGGTTCTGTTGCTCTCCATTGCAACGCGAACCTTCATCGTCGCGCCTGAAAAGCTCCAACCAAAGCTGAACCGCCTATCGCTCGTGTCGAATGCCAAGAACAAGTTCGGGCGATCTGGCCTGTTTGAGTTTGCGAAAAACTTTGTGAAACTGTCGATCTATACGCTGGTGCTGGGTGTTTTTATCTGGGTAAAACTGCCCGAAA
This DNA window, taken from Aliiroseovarius sp. F47248L, encodes the following:
- the flhA gene encoding flagellar biosynthesis protein FlhA, with the protein product MLTVKTIFRPTILLALVLMAIIVMMILPMPAWVLDVGLAASFALAILMFTVTLFIERPLDFSAFPTVLLASLMLRLSLNVSSTKLIIGQGHTGTSAAGSVIEGFASFVMGGSILLGLVVFCVLLIVNFIVITKGAARMAEVGARFALDGMPGKQLAIDSDMSAGAIDHAEAKSRREKDQAETTFFGSLDGASKFVKGDALAGLLITFLNLVMGLIIGVVVHDMEIANAFQTYAILTVGDGLVTQIPAVIISIASALLLARGGTSGSTDLALFSQLGRYPSALVTVAVLMALFGLVPGLPFLPFILGAAALGTAGWKGHQVQLEEARKAAVSPTDIDASLQTESLGDILDLDDIHVEFAPDLVSMVLDPATGLDARIASIRNHIASSFGLILPEIRLTDNSTLPAGTYAIKIQGVEQARNILQAHRALVILSGPEVILPDGDDVKEPVYGAPARWIGLDHQEEAALSGCAVIAPTEVLATHLLEVMKRNFPRLLGFKALRRLLDEFVNLSDANRAEANRRLLDELVPEKVPLDLLHAVLRLLLEERVSIRNLPLIIESIAEARPVFAAPDTICEYVRQRLGFQLIADLKRDDGTVPLVQLAPEWEATFQSHQLDSDTGSDVALPPEEFNRLANSVADKIARAGENGIYPAIVTSSQRRRFLKTVLSAKGIANPVLSFEEIGTEAKPSLVGMIPA
- a CDS encoding flagellar biosynthetic protein FliR, whose amino-acid sequence is MIAALDQISILVPLLLHQGLVVFLRVGAAMSVLPAFGEKSVPVRVRLFLAIAFTMIVAPVVMVDAGSAPPLRPVHYISEPLIGLGFGIAIRLMIMTLQIAGSIAAQSTSLAQLMGGANTDPQPAIGHVLVVAGLALAVMLGLHVKLATGLIQTYHVFPVGQFPDAHVFAEWGIAQIAHAFSLAFSLAAPFVIASLLYNVALGVINRAMPQLMVAFVGAPAITAGGLILLLMTTPLLLPIWQAALEVTLADPFGGQ